In the genome of Augochlora pura isolate Apur16 chromosome 8, APUR_v2.2.1, whole genome shotgun sequence, one region contains:
- the Mondo gene encoding MLX interacting protein mondo isoform X2, with amino-acid sequence MQAELMYRKPLTMTTPGQSFYRPGTGKKEAGRDCREAIHSGHFMVSDFEAEAQDDEDELAVPVPDEEAAKMAIIAPLGFLHEKFVSTFSSKKTPQQLSIETSLNKLFQCMSLAYRQKLTSPKWNRFKGIRLRWKDKIRMNNVIWRCWHMQFILKQNTLVCQFASPLDVDTHNKPEAVVLEGKYWKRKLAAVTAEYKKWRMFYRNKILGWTNKDGTEMMESMDVLDWGNGLGTTGNYGTGTGSTHGGTSGTPGGESMMVDEDYMELMTDTLFSTISSNQPLYFPDPREIARGASLADFIQPSLGPLQPNLDDFMDTLEPLQEFLNAKLPPVPEEDDMFRNSALNSNYPVLDLMAPMNQMNEMGQESAVKNGQTPQSTLSQNDQSNTMQNLQYTAKIYTQSEQTNAFRNNISLSETYNAMQPSYEPSPPTQPVREKSRPSRNSSRNNRVVQQPQQQQQNAYQRSAQQQNASYQQASQQPFAMEIQAVQLTTVQNQVQMPPMNDQSVHANQISSIGGHVQNLVTVQQNFGGTNSSVPTQHRTIRPLPPVAPMSTKPYKVVQPQQCYKFSGLPQNFNAQQCKFNANNFKTHPAQQVVSVTSEQPSQSPIVLQCRPSGLDLTTPNVQPAKLLPQPTIATSEKEEIFAVPKYQMKARSRSRSSSSLTAPRMHPPPLVSAASDPALNLNNNVLLAQLLTNNTSGIYTMNSPADNIMPRLNQTATTMKHILPMLPPSASPTQVTTTHQITTPITVQTMQTATVQVQPQQQPQNSPGSPKDSSNAHSPQALSLSPLHSPMSIGSPLSPSRVYIKGETERGQYKEQRRVGHIHAEQKRRYNIKNGFDMLHSLIPQLSQNPNPKLSKAAMLQKGADYIRQLKAERNQLKDEMDSLRHQIECLNTSISNCQSMLPATGAPISRHRTSKMKEMFDEYVRTRTRENWKFWIFSILLEPLMISFNTSVSTASIEDLYRSTILWVEQHCSLVDLRPAVLNSLRYLCTATDILSDPGRLPEEALAAVNRTERRRSTQ; translated from the exons ATGCAGGCCGAACTGATGTACAGAAAACCGCTGACGATGACGACGCCCGGCCAGAGTTTTTATCGTCCTGGGACGGGGAAGAAGGAGGCCGGAAGGGACTGCAGGGAGGCGATACACTCTGGACACTTTATGGTTTCGGACTTCGAGGCCGAGGCCcaggacgacgaggacgagctCGCTGTCCCGGTGCCCGACGAGGAGGCTGCCAAGATGGCGATCATCGCGCCGCTCGGCTTCCTCCACGAGAAGTTCGTCAGCACGTTCTCCAGCAAGAAGACGCCTCAGCAGCTCAGCATCGAGACGTCTCTGAACAAGCTGTTCCAGTGCATGTCCCTCGCCTACAG ACAGAAACTGACATCGCCCAAGTGGAATCGGTTCAAAGGGATCAGGCTGAGATGGAAGGACAAGATCAGGATGAACAACGTGATCTGGAGGTGCTGGCACATGCAGT TTATTCTGAAGCAGAACACGTTGGTGTGCCAGTTCGCGTCTCCGTTGGACGTTGACACTCATAACAAACCCGAG GCGGTGGTCTTAGAGGGCAAATACTGGAAGCGAAAACTTGCTGCGGTTACTGCGGAATACAAGAAATGGCGAATGTTCTACCGCAACAAGATCCTAGGCTGGACGAACAAGGATGGCACCGAGATG ATGGAATCGATGGACGTGTTGGACTGGGGCAACGGGTTAGGAACCACCGGGAACTACGGAACGGGTACTGGGAGCACACATGGAGGGACCAGTGGCACTCCAGGAGGAGAGAGTATGATGGTTGACGAGGATTACATGGAGCTGATGACCGATACGTTATTTTCAACGATCAGTTCGAATCAACCGCTATACTTTCCCGACCCGAGAGAGATTG CGCGCGGAGCTAGTCTGGCAGATTTTATACAGCCGAGTCTAGGGCCGCTCCAACCGAATTTAGACGATTTTATGGATACTCTGGAACCGTTGCAAG AATTTTTGAATGCGAAGTTGCCCCCCGTGCCCGAGGAAGACGACATGTTTCGTAATAGCGCGCTGAACTCAAACTACCCCGTCTTGGACTTGATGGCGCCGATGAATCAAATGAACGAGATGGGTCAAGAATCGGCGGTGAAGAACGGGCAGACTCCGCAGTCGACGTTGTCGCAGAACGATCAATCGAACACTATGCAGAATCTTCAGTATACGGCAAAGATATATACTCAGTCCGAGCAGACGAACGCCTTCAGGAACAATAT TAGCCTAAGCGAGACCTACAACGCCATGCAGCCCAGTTACGAGCCTTCTCCGCCGACTCAGCCGGTTAGGGAGAAAAGTCGACCGAGCAGGAACTCATCGAGAAACAACCGGGTGGTGCAACAGCCtcaacagcaacagcagaaCGCGTACCAACGATCGGCGCAACAGCAGAACGCCAGCTACCAGCAAGCGTCCCAGCAGCCGTTCGCCATGGAGATTCAAGCGGTTCAATTGACGACGGTACAGAATCAGGTGCAGATGCCACCGATGAATGATCAATCGGTCCATGCTAACCAAATCTCGTCTATCGGCGGTCACGTACAAAACTTGGTGACGGTGCAACAGAATTTCGGAGGAACGAATTCCTCGGTGCCTACGCAGCACAGAACCATCAGACCCCTGCCACCGGTTGCACCGATGTCCACCAAGCCGTACAAAGTCGTTCAACCGCAACAGTGCTACAAGTTCTCTGGTCTGCCACAGAACTTTAATGCGCAGCAATGTAAATTCAACGCCAATAACTTCAAG ACACACCCGGCGCAACAAGTCGTGTCCGTCACCTCGGAACAACCGTCGCAATCGCCGATAGTGTTGCAGTGCAGACCCTCGGGCTTGGATCTCACCACGCCGAATGTACAACCCGCGAAGCTGTTGCCGCAACCGACCATCGCGACCTCGGAGAAGGAGGAGATCTTCGCCGTGCCCAAG TATCAGATGAAAGCGAGGAGTAGATCTCGAAGTAGCTCGTCGCTAACTGCACCGAGAATGCACCCGCCACCGTTAGTGTCCGCAGCAAGCGATCCCgctctaaatctaaataaCAATGTATTGCTCGCACAGTTACTCACGAATA ACACATCTGGTATATACACAATGAATAGTCCGGCTGATAATATAATGCCGAGACTGAACCAAACAGCCACCACTATGAAACACATCTTACCCATGCTTCCACCTTCAGCTTCGCCCACGCAGGTGACGACCACCCACCAGATCACGACGCCGATCACTGTCCAAACGATGCAAACCGCTACGGTGCAGGTGCAGCCGCAACAGCAG CCACAAAATAGCCCCGGTTCGCCGAAGGACAGTTCGAACGCGCACAGCCCTCAGGCGTTGAGCCTCAGCCCTTTACACAGCCCGATGAGTATAGGAAGCCCGTTATCGCCTTCCCGGGTCTATATAAAGGGCGAGACGGAACGAGGACAGTACAAAGAACAAAGGAGGGTTGGTCACATTCATGCCGAACAGAAAcgtagatataatattaagaacgGGTTCGACATGCTGCACAGTTTGATACCGCAGCTCAGTCAAAATCCGAATCCGAAACTGAGCAAGGCCGCCATGCTGCAGAAGGGGGCTGATTATATCAGGCAACTGAAGGCGGAACGGAATCAGTTGAAGGACGAAATGGATAGCTTAAGACATCAAATTGAGTGCCTTAATACGTCGATTAG TAATTGCCAATCTATGCTTCCTGCAACGGGTGCTCCGATTTCTAGACACAGAACTAGCAAAATGAAGGAGATGTTTGACGAGTACGTGCGCACGCGTACGcgagaaaattggaaattttggATT TTCAGTATATTGCTTGAGCCTTTGatgatttctttcaatacTTCGGTATCAACGGCGAGTATCGAAGATCTATACAGAAGTACAATATTATGGGTTGAGCAGCATTGCTCGCTCGTCGATCTCAGACCAG CTGTTCTGAATTCCCTAAGGTATCTGTGTACTGCCACTGATATTTTATCAGACCCTGGTCGTCTGCCCGAAGAAGCACTCGCAGCAGTAAATCGTACAGAACGGCGACGATCCACTCAGTGA
- the Mondo gene encoding MLX interacting protein mondo isoform X3, protein MQAELMYRKPLTMTTPGQSFYRPGTGKKEAGRDCREAIHSGHFMVSDFEAEAQDDEDELAVPVPDEEAAKMAIIAPLGFLHEKFVSTFSSKKTPQQLSIETSLNKLFQCMSLAYRQKLTSPKWNRFKGIRLRWKDKIRMNNVIWRCWHMQFILKQNTLVCQFASPLDVDTHNKPEAVVLEGKYWKRKLAAVTAEYKKWRMFYRNKILGWTNKDGTEMMESMDVLDWGNGLGTTGNYGTGTGSTHGGTSGTPGGESMMVDEDYMELMTDTLFSTISSNQPLYFPDPREIARGASLADFIQPSLGPLQPNLDDFMDTLEPLQEFLNAKLPPVPEEDDMFRNSALNSNYPVLDLMAPMNQMNEMGQESAVKNGQTPQSTLSQNDQSNTMQNLQYTAKIYTQSEQTNAFRNNISLSETYNAMQPSYEPSPPTQPVREKSRPSRNSSRNNRVVQQPQQQQQNAYQRSAQQQNASYQQASQQPFAMEIQAVQLTTVQNQVQMPPMNDQSVHANQISSIGGHVQNLVTVQQNFGGTNSSVPTQHRTIRPLPPVAPMSTKPYKVVQPQQCYKFSGLPQNFNAQQCKFNANNFKTHPAQQVVSVTSEQPSQSPIVLQCRPSGLDLTTPNVQPAKLLPQPTIATSEKEEIFAVPKYQMKARSRSRSSSSLTAPRMHPPPLVSAASDPALNLNNNVLLAQLLTNTSPTQVTTTHQITTPITVQTMQTATVQVQPQQQAMQQSTCSQQILLNTNTQSHQPQNSPGSPKDSSNAHSPQALSLSPLHSPMSIGSPLSPSRVYIKGETERGQYKEQRRVGHIHAEQKRRYNIKNGFDMLHSLIPQLSQNPNPKLSKAAMLQKGADYIRQLKAERNQLKDEMDSLRHQIECLNTSISNCQSMLPATGAPISRHRTSKMKEMFDEYVRTRTRENWKFWIFSILLEPLMISFNTSVSTASIEDLYRSTILWVEQHCSLVDLRPAVLNSLRYLCTATDILSDPGRLPEEALAAVNRTERRRSTQ, encoded by the exons ATGCAGGCCGAACTGATGTACAGAAAACCGCTGACGATGACGACGCCCGGCCAGAGTTTTTATCGTCCTGGGACGGGGAAGAAGGAGGCCGGAAGGGACTGCAGGGAGGCGATACACTCTGGACACTTTATGGTTTCGGACTTCGAGGCCGAGGCCcaggacgacgaggacgagctCGCTGTCCCGGTGCCCGACGAGGAGGCTGCCAAGATGGCGATCATCGCGCCGCTCGGCTTCCTCCACGAGAAGTTCGTCAGCACGTTCTCCAGCAAGAAGACGCCTCAGCAGCTCAGCATCGAGACGTCTCTGAACAAGCTGTTCCAGTGCATGTCCCTCGCCTACAG ACAGAAACTGACATCGCCCAAGTGGAATCGGTTCAAAGGGATCAGGCTGAGATGGAAGGACAAGATCAGGATGAACAACGTGATCTGGAGGTGCTGGCACATGCAGT TTATTCTGAAGCAGAACACGTTGGTGTGCCAGTTCGCGTCTCCGTTGGACGTTGACACTCATAACAAACCCGAG GCGGTGGTCTTAGAGGGCAAATACTGGAAGCGAAAACTTGCTGCGGTTACTGCGGAATACAAGAAATGGCGAATGTTCTACCGCAACAAGATCCTAGGCTGGACGAACAAGGATGGCACCGAGATG ATGGAATCGATGGACGTGTTGGACTGGGGCAACGGGTTAGGAACCACCGGGAACTACGGAACGGGTACTGGGAGCACACATGGAGGGACCAGTGGCACTCCAGGAGGAGAGAGTATGATGGTTGACGAGGATTACATGGAGCTGATGACCGATACGTTATTTTCAACGATCAGTTCGAATCAACCGCTATACTTTCCCGACCCGAGAGAGATTG CGCGCGGAGCTAGTCTGGCAGATTTTATACAGCCGAGTCTAGGGCCGCTCCAACCGAATTTAGACGATTTTATGGATACTCTGGAACCGTTGCAAG AATTTTTGAATGCGAAGTTGCCCCCCGTGCCCGAGGAAGACGACATGTTTCGTAATAGCGCGCTGAACTCAAACTACCCCGTCTTGGACTTGATGGCGCCGATGAATCAAATGAACGAGATGGGTCAAGAATCGGCGGTGAAGAACGGGCAGACTCCGCAGTCGACGTTGTCGCAGAACGATCAATCGAACACTATGCAGAATCTTCAGTATACGGCAAAGATATATACTCAGTCCGAGCAGACGAACGCCTTCAGGAACAATAT TAGCCTAAGCGAGACCTACAACGCCATGCAGCCCAGTTACGAGCCTTCTCCGCCGACTCAGCCGGTTAGGGAGAAAAGTCGACCGAGCAGGAACTCATCGAGAAACAACCGGGTGGTGCAACAGCCtcaacagcaacagcagaaCGCGTACCAACGATCGGCGCAACAGCAGAACGCCAGCTACCAGCAAGCGTCCCAGCAGCCGTTCGCCATGGAGATTCAAGCGGTTCAATTGACGACGGTACAGAATCAGGTGCAGATGCCACCGATGAATGATCAATCGGTCCATGCTAACCAAATCTCGTCTATCGGCGGTCACGTACAAAACTTGGTGACGGTGCAACAGAATTTCGGAGGAACGAATTCCTCGGTGCCTACGCAGCACAGAACCATCAGACCCCTGCCACCGGTTGCACCGATGTCCACCAAGCCGTACAAAGTCGTTCAACCGCAACAGTGCTACAAGTTCTCTGGTCTGCCACAGAACTTTAATGCGCAGCAATGTAAATTCAACGCCAATAACTTCAAG ACACACCCGGCGCAACAAGTCGTGTCCGTCACCTCGGAACAACCGTCGCAATCGCCGATAGTGTTGCAGTGCAGACCCTCGGGCTTGGATCTCACCACGCCGAATGTACAACCCGCGAAGCTGTTGCCGCAACCGACCATCGCGACCTCGGAGAAGGAGGAGATCTTCGCCGTGCCCAAG TATCAGATGAAAGCGAGGAGTAGATCTCGAAGTAGCTCGTCGCTAACTGCACCGAGAATGCACCCGCCACCGTTAGTGTCCGCAGCAAGCGATCCCgctctaaatctaaataaCAATGTATTGCTCGCACAGTTACTCACGAATA CTTCGCCCACGCAGGTGACGACCACCCACCAGATCACGACGCCGATCACTGTCCAAACGATGCAAACCGCTACGGTGCAGGTGCAGCCGCAACAGCAG GCGATGCAACAGTCTACTTGCAGCCAGCAAatcttattaaatacaaacaCTCAATCACACCAGCCACAAAATAGCCCCGGTTCGCCGAAGGACAGTTCGAACGCGCACAGCCCTCAGGCGTTGAGCCTCAGCCCTTTACACAGCCCGATGAGTATAGGAAGCCCGTTATCGCCTTCCCGGGTCTATATAAAGGGCGAGACGGAACGAGGACAGTACAAAGAACAAAGGAGGGTTGGTCACATTCATGCCGAACAGAAAcgtagatataatattaagaacgGGTTCGACATGCTGCACAGTTTGATACCGCAGCTCAGTCAAAATCCGAATCCGAAACTGAGCAAGGCCGCCATGCTGCAGAAGGGGGCTGATTATATCAGGCAACTGAAGGCGGAACGGAATCAGTTGAAGGACGAAATGGATAGCTTAAGACATCAAATTGAGTGCCTTAATACGTCGATTAG TAATTGCCAATCTATGCTTCCTGCAACGGGTGCTCCGATTTCTAGACACAGAACTAGCAAAATGAAGGAGATGTTTGACGAGTACGTGCGCACGCGTACGcgagaaaattggaaattttggATT TTCAGTATATTGCTTGAGCCTTTGatgatttctttcaatacTTCGGTATCAACGGCGAGTATCGAAGATCTATACAGAAGTACAATATTATGGGTTGAGCAGCATTGCTCGCTCGTCGATCTCAGACCAG CTGTTCTGAATTCCCTAAGGTATCTGTGTACTGCCACTGATATTTTATCAGACCCTGGTCGTCTGCCCGAAGAAGCACTCGCAGCAGTAAATCGTACAGAACGGCGACGATCCACTCAGTGA